The nucleotide window TGAGCAAACAGAGTATCCCGAAAAGCCTCAGTTAAATGTTCCACGGAGTCGATATATGGCAAGCCGATAAATCGACTTATGATACGCCCGTGATCATCTCGACTTATAGACTGATTTATATTTGTTTTTTTATTCAGACCTGTCGTTCTGCCACCTGATTGTGCTGCGTTATGTGTTGGGCCAGTTTCACTATGTGTGAACCTCCGCCCGCTATATGTGGAGTCCTCATCGTTAGGTGTGGAGTTACTTGACACATTAATAGACCCCAGTGAGAAGACCTCATCCGGTGTCACAACGGAAACGCCCGGTAGAGTGTAATGTTTGCTTTTCTGCTCTCCACCTGCGGTAAGGAAGCCTTTACTTTCCAGTCGGGGAAGCGTCAATGTTACTTCACGAGGATGTTTGATTGTGAGCTGGCAAGCACGCTCATGGTTAACCCAACCTTCAATAGCCGCTGTGGCTATAATAACTTGTTCAAAGTCATCGAGTTGGTCGAAATTCTCACCAAACTTCAGATGTAATTCATCCAGGATATGTTGTGGGATTAGGCTCGCTGTCGAAAGTTCGAGAAGAGTCTGTGCCGGTACCGTTTTTTCCCATAACTTGGGAATACGCCAGTTAGCCGATTTCCAGCCACTGAAAATCTTAGGCATCCCTGAGCCAGCCTTTTCTCCTAAGCCAATGAGCAAAAACATCTGATGCAATAAACGATTACGGCAATCACTCGTACCACCGGCTATCACATCTTCCAAAGGAAGACGCATCAGCCCAGGATTACGGAAACCAAACATATCGGGCCGTTTAACGACGAGAATAGATACCCGATCTGAAAAATCGGCGTGTACCAGCGTATTAACTAATGCCTCTCTCAAAGCAATGTGTACTGGCGTATCCGTTTTGCGCTGACCACCTTCCAGACTAAAAGGTACTTTCAGATCAGAAACCAGTTTTTGATATACTTTTCTATAAAAATCAAAGATATTTCCGGACCATGTACCATCAGGGGTTACTCTGTCAACCCAACGTAACTCAGTTTTAGCTTCGGGTCGTTCCTGATAATCCACCATATAGTTAGGTGATGCGGCAATAATCGCTTCCCACTTACCAAACATCAAAATCCCCGCAAGGGTAATCCCCTCCCTACCGGTTTCTCGATCTTTACGCCATCCACCTACCATTTTCAGTAGTTCAAAAGGTTCGCAGGCAAGGTAAGGGTGCTGCGGATTATTGGCTGAGAGTAGGTTGCGATAGACTTTCAGGCTATCGAGTTCGATATCTTCTTCAAAGAGATAGTGCTCTGAAAGAACTTCATTATCACGACTATCGTGAATCTGCTCAGCAAGCATTCGTTTGACGGTCATGTCATCACAAATCCGGTCTCCCTCATGCAAACGCTGATAAGTATGACCAAACGGGGATTTTTTAAGATGAACTGGTTTTTGCTTACGCATGGCTGGCGGAATATGAATTGC belongs to Pantoea sp. At-9b and includes:
- a CDS encoding RNA-binding domain-containing protein, whose protein sequence is MPLLIQDIIDLQTLVESEQVEFKLAGGKDGKGELPKDFWPTYSAMANGRGGWVILGVKEESGNFTPVGVVDPNKIKTDLFNQLNDRDRISVNVIQSEKDVQLICLQGKDVLAIHIPPAMRKQKPVHLKKSPFGHTYQRLHEGDRICDDMTVKRMLAEQIHDSRDNEVLSEHYLFEEDIELDSLKVYRNLLSANNPQHPYLACEPFELLKMVGGWRKDRETGREGITLAGILMFGKWEAIIAASPNYMVDYQERPEAKTELRWVDRVTPDGTWSGNIFDFYRKVYQKLVSDLKVPFSLEGGQRKTDTPVHIALREALVNTLVHADFSDRVSILVVKRPDMFGFRNPGLMRLPLEDVIAGGTSDCRNRLLHQMFLLIGLGEKAGSGMPKIFSGWKSANWRIPKLWEKTVPAQTLLELSTASLIPQHILDELHLKFGENFDQLDDFEQVIIATAAIEGWVNHERACQLTIKHPREVTLTLPRLESKGFLTAGGEQKSKHYTLPGVSVVTPDEVFSLGSINVSSNSTPNDEDSTYSGRRFTHSETGPTHNAAQSGGRTTGLNKKTNINQSISRDDHGRIISRFIGLPYIDSVEHLTEAFRDTLFAQAAIPREKLRLGDKELMKDVILKVCAGHFISVSALGEILNRNPNALRQQYLKQLVEQGELKLAFPQFKNDPKQGYSAV